In one window of Acanthochromis polyacanthus isolate Apoly-LR-REF ecotype Palm Island chromosome 8, KAUST_Apoly_ChrSc, whole genome shotgun sequence DNA:
- the LOC110963295 gene encoding sialic acid-binding Ig-like lectin 14 isoform X1 translates to MRSASQNSGFCHSKMKMTVIYSVLFWFLLKASRCQLQCVKETFDETKFSINVTGHVNLESGSCHEISYTLTLPTNTVTAPYKMRWFKGDPANIVTTTEVDEVNSERQDSFRIYGLPQGEYEYGLKLEWGCNQTYIFPKRVHISVSALTRKPMVWVHPMVDGEGARVICRPERLCFGTADVQWKWTKADGTAKVIPGRYDGYPPFRMWNRNERYDGYPRFRMRNGNELWLTPTADDHNTNITCVAIYDYDAVETTVTLNVKFSPRILNSSQCTTDGELLVCMCISRGNPLAPITWPLVTLTDYSVSSFSSLQTVNSTITLPAADNHNTTIRCISSNELGQAVKDIPLQENLIPENVSGLNLNSKSNAVLPWIVVGVSLSLNLVLLTTLIVCTCKRSKSKSHPKELCEEMNTYASLNAKDIEQPYDIISSPNTQT, encoded by the exons ATGAGAAGTGCGTCTCAGAATAGTGGG TTCTGTCACAGCAAAATGAAGATGACTGTGATCTACTCAGTGCTTTTCTGGTTCTTGTTGAAGGCCAGCAGATGCCAGCTTCAATGTGTTAAAG AAACTTTTGATGAAACAAAGTTTTCAATCAATGTGACCGGACACGTTAACTTGGAATCTGGCAGCTGCCATGAAATCTCATATACACTGACCCTTCCAACAAACACAGTTACAGCCCCATATAAAATGAGATGGTTCAAAGGCGATCCAGCAAATATTGTAACCACAACAGAGGTTGATGAGGTGAATTCTGAGAGACAAGACTCATTCAGGATATATGGCCTTCCACAAGGAGAGTATGAGTATGGTCTCAAACTGGAATGGGGGTGTAATCAGACATATATTTTTCCCAAGAGGGTTCACATCTCAGTTTCCG CATTAACCCGAAAACCAATGGTTTGGGTTCATCCAATGGTGGACGGAGAAGGTGCCAGAGTAATATGCAGACCTGAACGTTTATGTTTTGGTACAGCAGATGTCCAGTGGAAATGGACAAAAGCTGACGGAACAGCTAAAGTGATTCCAGGGCGATATGATGGTTATCCCCCATTTCGAATGTGGAATAGAAATGAGAGATATGATGGTTATCCCCGATTTCGAATGCGGAATGGAAATGAATTATGGCTCACTCCTACCGCAGATGATCACAACACCAACATCACATGTGTGGCCATATATGACTATGATGCTGTTGAAACAACTGTCACCTTGAATGTAAAAT tTTCACCTAGAATCCTAAACAGCTCCCAGTGCACGACTGATGGAGAGCTGCTGGTCTGTATGTGCATCAGTCGGGGGAATCCTCTGGCTCCGATCACCTGGCCCTTGGTGACCCTCACAGATTActcagtcagcagcttcagcagcctCCAAACAGTGAACAGCACCATCACCCTGCCTGCTGCTGACAACCACAACACCACCATCAGATGCATCAGCAGCAATGAACTGGGCCAGGCTGTGAAAGACATCCCACTTCAAGAGAATTTAATTCCAGAGAATGTGT CTGGGTTGAATTTGAATTCCAAGTCCAATGCAGTCCTTCCTTGGATAGTTGTTGGTGTGTCTTTAAGCCTGAACCTGGTCCTCCTCACCACCCTGATCGTCTGCACTTGTAAACG CAGTAAAAGCAAAAGTCACCCAAAGGAACTTTGTGAAGAAATGAACACTTATGCTTCCCTAAATGCTAAGGATATTGAGCAACCTTATGACATCATCTCTtcaccaaacacacaaacctga
- the LOC110963295 gene encoding sialic acid-binding Ig-like lectin 5 isoform X2 translates to MRSASQNSGFCHSKMKMTVIYSVLFWFLLKASRCQLQCVKETFDETKFSINVTGHVNLESGSCHEISYTLTLPTNTVTAPYKMRWFKGDPANIVTTTEVDEVNSERQDSFRIYGLPQGEYEYGLKLEWGCNQTYIFPKRVHISVSALTRKPMVWVHPMVDGEGARVICRPERLCFGTADVQWKWTKADGTAKVIPGRYDGYPPFRMWNRNERYDGYPRFRMRNGNELWLTPTADDHNTNITCVAIYDYDAVETTVTLNVKFSPRILNSSQCTTDGELLVCMCISRGNPLAPITWPLVTLTDYSVSSFSSLQTVNSTITLPAADNHNTTIRCISSNELGQAVKDIPLQENLIPENVSGLNLNSKSNAVLPWIVVGVSLSLNLVLLTTLIVCTCKR, encoded by the exons ATGAGAAGTGCGTCTCAGAATAGTGGG TTCTGTCACAGCAAAATGAAGATGACTGTGATCTACTCAGTGCTTTTCTGGTTCTTGTTGAAGGCCAGCAGATGCCAGCTTCAATGTGTTAAAG AAACTTTTGATGAAACAAAGTTTTCAATCAATGTGACCGGACACGTTAACTTGGAATCTGGCAGCTGCCATGAAATCTCATATACACTGACCCTTCCAACAAACACAGTTACAGCCCCATATAAAATGAGATGGTTCAAAGGCGATCCAGCAAATATTGTAACCACAACAGAGGTTGATGAGGTGAATTCTGAGAGACAAGACTCATTCAGGATATATGGCCTTCCACAAGGAGAGTATGAGTATGGTCTCAAACTGGAATGGGGGTGTAATCAGACATATATTTTTCCCAAGAGGGTTCACATCTCAGTTTCCG CATTAACCCGAAAACCAATGGTTTGGGTTCATCCAATGGTGGACGGAGAAGGTGCCAGAGTAATATGCAGACCTGAACGTTTATGTTTTGGTACAGCAGATGTCCAGTGGAAATGGACAAAAGCTGACGGAACAGCTAAAGTGATTCCAGGGCGATATGATGGTTATCCCCCATTTCGAATGTGGAATAGAAATGAGAGATATGATGGTTATCCCCGATTTCGAATGCGGAATGGAAATGAATTATGGCTCACTCCTACCGCAGATGATCACAACACCAACATCACATGTGTGGCCATATATGACTATGATGCTGTTGAAACAACTGTCACCTTGAATGTAAAAT tTTCACCTAGAATCCTAAACAGCTCCCAGTGCACGACTGATGGAGAGCTGCTGGTCTGTATGTGCATCAGTCGGGGGAATCCTCTGGCTCCGATCACCTGGCCCTTGGTGACCCTCACAGATTActcagtcagcagcttcagcagcctCCAAACAGTGAACAGCACCATCACCCTGCCTGCTGCTGACAACCACAACACCACCATCAGATGCATCAGCAGCAATGAACTGGGCCAGGCTGTGAAAGACATCCCACTTCAAGAGAATTTAATTCCAGAGAATGTGT CTGGGTTGAATTTGAATTCCAAGTCCAATGCAGTCCTTCCTTGGATAGTTGTTGGTGTGTCTTTAAGCCTGAACCTGGTCCTCCTCACCACCCTGATCGTCTGCACTTGTAAACGGTAA